One Anopheles marshallii chromosome 3, idAnoMarsDA_429_01, whole genome shotgun sequence genomic region harbors:
- the LOC128715021 gene encoding uncharacterized protein LOC128715021, which produces MSKSLVKKAFALAEQELSSSRRKTDEKATKRKASALELIPRHQKLVQIVGKKGKKVEKDLVRRREKLTVTDVREELANRRDPTDDNVKKLLMLTSSNLDDVSRETIIKRARTGHYVSRVRVPKSNRNKYASTTVTDDTDNQGAAGESVFTEDDFANFAKELEKSGLLQ; this is translated from the exons atgtCTAAATCGCTTGTGAAGAAAGCATTTGCTTTAGCGGAACAAGAACTGTCTTCGTCAAGGCGCAAAACAGATG AAAAAGCAACCAAACGAAAAGCAAGTGCCCTGGAACTGATACCTCGACACCAGAAACTGGTACAGATAGTTgggaagaaagggaaaaaggtAGAGAAAGATTTGGTTCGCCGGCGGGAAAAACTCACCGTTACGGACGTACGAGAAGAGCTAGCTAATCGGCGCGATCCTACAGACGATAACGTTAAAAAACTGCTAATGTTAACCTCATCCAACCTGGACGATGTATCCCGCGAAACG ATCATTAAACGTGCGCGCACCGGTCACTACGTATCACGGGTACGCGTGCCAAAGAGCAACAGAAATAAGTATGCAAGCACAACGGTTACAGATGATACCGACAACCAAGGGGCCGCAGGAGAGAGCGTATTTACTGAGGATGATTTTGCTAACTTTGCAAAGGAGTTGGAAAAAAGTGGATTactgcaatga
- the LOC128714437 gene encoding phosphatidylinositol-glycan biosynthesis class X protein — translation MVSTSSTIHAISAVLALTVCIPMTEALGAFLNVAIHNSGFHRDIHYGLRFGGIGRMSCELLLVQHLPAAIYVNTDQLVDMKRFHKINSYVPLYVDVEKPASKSYPFTVYLYESVRREINITLPIHFRYHDPSGRKFERIQVESPTLYVRCSNVHASKYPLRTVGKANLPCSDSAEIEDYDKLDQAELCEWDEMEFNNLPTVISVLIPVGNSASYSFVLPATIIVSWIGSMYLIYVILKVGRKVNKKLL, via the exons ATGGTTTCAACTTCGAGTACAATCCATGCCATAAGTGCAGTGCTAGCGTTAACTGTTTGCATTCCCATGACGGAAGCATTGGGCGCTTTTCTTAACGTTGCCATACACAACAGTGGATTCCATCG TGATATACATTATGGCCTTCGGTTTGGCGGCATCGGACGCATGTCCTGTGAGCTATTGCTCGTACAGCACCTACCGGCAGCAATCTACGTCAACACGGACCAGCTGGTGGATATGAAGCGTTTCCACAAAATCAACAGCTACGTGCCTTTGTACGTCGATGTGGAAAAGCCGGCCAGTAAATCGTACCCATTCACCGTGTACTTATACGAATCGGTCCGGAGGGAAATCAACATTACGCTACCGATCCATTTCCGCTATCACGATCCGTCCGGGCGCAA GTTCGAACGGATTCAAGTGGAAAGTCCCACACTGTATGTGCGGTGTAGTAATGTGCATGCAAGCAAGTATCCGCTACGAACGGTTGGCAAAGCAAATCTACCCTGCTCGGACAGTGCGGAGATAGAAGACTACGATAAGCTAGACCAGGCGGAACTATGTGAATGGGATGAGATGGAATTCAAT AACCTACCTACGGTAATAAGTGTTTTGATTCCGGTCGGAAATAGTGCATCGTACAGCTTCGTGCTACCGGCCACCATCATTGTCAGCTGGATCGGCAGTATGTATCTGATCTACGTGATTCTTAAGGTGGGACGAAAGGTCAACAAAAAGCTGCTCTAA
- the LOC128713485 gene encoding protein tilB, which yields MVRITEQLIRKKSEHNELIIGTLEELSLHQEDIERIEHIGQWCRDLRILLLQSNLISRLENLNRLKKLEYLNVAINNIERIENLEALEALRKLDLTLNFVGELTSVESLRDNYNLRELFLTGNPCTDFPGYREYVITVLPQLDHLDGKEITRSDRLRAAKGFAALREQIVQHEALHKIERDEQRVRVQQSIVEQEESVRDLRDDDERKASEFWQQKSEHCPETRIQMAKFSRRGKERPARDVDKSEEQKRKRKLFAECGRPYSLNEPRLSFEFRDEPDRFELDLHIYKYLDTSLVDVDAQPNYVRVTIKGKVFQLALKHDIHTDRSTCQRSQTTGHMLVVMPKVHPERMIKPSTGKQMIASSGSGTVAQLRPNTDLTGTVDIRSICNITNNSKPSRINEDEVPDLV from the exons ATGGTCAGAA TTACGGAACAGTTGATACGTAAGAAATCCGAACATAACGAGCTTATTATCGGTACGCTTGAGGAACTTTCGTTACATCAGGAAGACATCGAGCGCATCGAGCATATCGGTCAATGGTGTCGGGATCTCAGGATACTACTGCTACAATCGAATCTCATCTCAAGGTTGGAGAATTTAAATCGACTAAAGAAACTTGAATATCTAAATGTGGCAATCAACAACATCGAACGTATCGAAAACCTGGAAGCACTTGAGGCACTTCGGAAACTCGACCTAACACTCAATTTTGTTGGCGAGCTGACGAGTGTTGAAAGTCTCCGGGATAACTACAACTTGCGTGAACTTTTTCTCACCGGTAATCCTTGCACGGATTTTCCGGGATATCGGGAATACGTCATAACGGTTCTCCCGCAGCTAGACCATCTCGACGGGAAAGAAATTACACGTAGCGACCGTTTGCGTGCAGCCAAAGGCTTTGCTGCCCTGCGTGAGCAAATCGTACAGCATGAAGCGTTACACAAGATCGAACGGGACGAGCAACGGGTTCGTGTGCAGCAGTCGATTGTGGAGCAGGAAGAGAGTGTACGCGATCTgcgggatgatgatgagcgaAAGGCAAGCGAATTCTGGCAACAGAAAAGCGAACACTGTCCAGAAACACGCATCCAAATGGCTAAATTTTCACGCCGCGGTAAAGAGCGCCCTGCCAGGGATGTCGATAAATCGGAAGAGCagaaacgaaagagaaaactCTTCGCTGAATGTGGTCGCCCGTACAGTTTGAATGAACCACGATTGAGCTTTGAATTTCGCGATGAACCGGATCGGTTCGAGTTGGATTTACATATCTACAAATATCTCGACACGTCGCTAGTGGATGTGGACGCTCAGCCAAACTACGTGCGCGTAACGATCAAAGGTAAGGTGTTTCAACTTGCCCTTAAGCATGACATCCACACAGATCGCTCCACCTGTCAACGATCGCAAACCACCGGACACATGTTAGTTGTGATGCCAAAGGTTCATCCCGAACGCATGATTAAACCTTCcacgggaaaacaaatgattgcTTCTTCAGGATCTGGAACGGTGGCGCAATTGCGCCCCAACACTGATCTAACTGGAACCGTAGATATTCGAAGCATTTGCAACATCACCAACAATTCAAAACCGTCCCGAATAAATGAAGATGAAGTACCGGACTTGGTTTAA
- the LOC128712237 gene encoding uncharacterized protein LOC128712237, whose protein sequence is MVTEESDHPHHPEEEKTPTQEKDSNLLARTDSSEILIQSSMDDIFDVIKSGELSEVENLVEKVGQEALSARDKHGYTPAHWAALDGNVEMMRYLVERNAPVDLPCLGTQGPRPIHWACRKGHAAVVQVLLQAGVAVNAADFKGLTPLMTACMYGRTATAAYLLGMGAQNHLTDINGDTALHWAAYKGHADLIRLLMYSGVDLQKTDNFGSTPLHLACLSGNLQCVKILCEKRNLELEPRDKNGKTPVMLAQSHRNSEVVKLLHNEMKKKSRWMPPISEIWGMLFGGAGASKGPLILFLVSVLLWGYPMYMIRCIPITWNILRRSHYCFIYWNAVMWISWIIANRRDPGYIPLNSDTYYRAIKQIPYFDKWKKRNVILSRLCHSCRCLRPLRAKHCRICNRCVSYFDHHCPFIYNCVGLRNRMWFLLFVLSIAINCSFTIYFACYCVMIEGFSLLYVLGLLEAFVFCGLGWILTCTSILHACMNLTTNEMFNYKRYPYLRDKRGRYQNPFSRGPVLNLFEFFVCLPDRQDEQDYILDENL, encoded by the exons ATGGTCACCGAGGAGAGTGATCATCCACACCATCCGGAGGAGGAGAAGACTCCAACGCAGGAGAAGGATAGCAACTTGCTAGCGCGTACCGACAGCAGCGAGATATTGATCCAGAGCAGCATGGATGACATTTTTGATGTTATCAAATCGGG CGAGTTGTCGGAGGTGGAGAATTTGGTAGAGAAGGTGGGCCAGGAGGCGCTAAGTGCCCGAGATAAGCACGGATACACCCCAGCACACTGGGCGGCACTAGATGGTAATGTGGAAATGATGCGCTATCTCGTGGAAAGAAATGCCCCGGTCGATTTGCCCTGCTTGGGAACGCAAGGACCACGTCCTATCCATTGGGCCTGTCGAAAAGGACATGCTGCAGTCGTCCAGGTACTCCTACAGGCCGGTGTGGCAGTAAATGCGGCCGACTTTAAAGGTCTCACACCGTTGATGACGGCCTGCATGTACGGCCGTACCGCTACGGCAGCTTACCTGTTGGGAATGGGCGCACAGAACCATCTTACCGACATAAACGGTGATACGGCACTGCACTGGGCAGCGTATAAGGGACATGCCGATCTTATCCGTCTGCTAATGTACTCCGGGGTGGATCTGCAAAAGACGGACAACTTCGGTTCGACACCGCTCCATCTTGCCTGCCTGTCGGGTAACCTGCAGTGCGTGAAGATTCTGTGCGAGAAGCGTAATCTTGAGCTGGAACCGCGTGATAAGAATGGCAAGACGCCTGTGATGCTTGCCCAAAGCCATCGGAACAGTGAGGTGGTTAAGCTGCTGCACAAcgagatgaagaaaaagtCCCGCTGGATGCCACCGATCTCGGAGATCTGGGGAATGCTGTTCGGTGGAGCAGGCGCTTCGAAGGGTCCACTGATACTGTTCCTCGTGTCTGTTTTACTGTGGGGATATCCGATGTACATGATACGG TGCATTCCCATCACGTGGAACATCTTGAGACGGTCGCATTACTGCTTCATCTATTGGAATGCGGTCATGTGGATCAGCTGGATAATAGCCAATCGTCGGGATCCTGGCTATATCCCATTGAATTCCGACACATACTATCGAGCGATCAAGCAGATCCCGTACTTTGATAAATGGAAGAAGCGAAATGTTATCCTATCGCGACTGTGTCACAGCTGTAGGTGTTTGCGACCATTGAGAGCCAAGCATTGCCGTATTTGCAATCGATGCGTATCGTACTTCGATCACCACTGTCCGTTCATCTACAACTGCGTCGGTCTACGCAATCGGATGTGGTTTCTGCTCTTTGTGCTGAGCATCGCCATCAACTGTTCGTTCACTATCTACTTCGCGTGCTACTGCGTCATGATCGAGGGCTTCAGTTTGCTGTACGTGCTTGGGCTTTTGgaggcgtttgttttttgtggaCTCGGTTGGATTCTTACGTGCACATCG ATTCTCCATGCCTGCATGAACCTTACAACGAACGAAATGTTCAACTACAAACGCTACCCATATCTGCGGGATAAGCGTGGCCGCTACCAGAACCCATTCTCCCGCGGTCCCGTGCTGAATCTGTTCGAATTCTTCGTCTGTCTGCCGGACCGTCAGGATGAGCAGGACTACATTCTGGACGAGAACCTTTGA
- the LOC128714515 gene encoding phosphatidylcholine:ceramide cholinephosphotransferase 2-like, producing the protein MSYYAPKAKPGGGTLRAVYDKLYSNCSTFRKLHYEEVPDSYDYNNPNAASHQSAYAHPGSPYHQQNQPPPSDTGSPSSDAVMIKIDTPSPLRDDQQRYPKEIGKTLVALLFLALNFFIATVSLSLVHDRVPDRDTHEPLPDAFLDRVQAQDWALDVSEILIMVVVNSCVLLIAFHKHRFIVMRRVFLLLSVLYMMRSVTMYVTVLPVSSRTYYCSPKSNASSAAVIVKRAFQLISGMGLSINGKQIYCGDYIYSGHTVTLVLGYLVISEYSPKRFWPIHWIYWMASATGVVMVLVAHGHYTVDVLIAYYATTRLFWTYHTLANNSLLLKQNGNNYIGREWWFFGFRYFERNVRGPIPLQYDCPLALPASWTKKSPKLPGRES; encoded by the exons GAAGTGCCTGACTCATACGATTACAACAACCCAAATGCTGCCAGCCATCAGTCCGCGTATGCACACCCTGGTTCACCATACCACCAGCAGAACCAACCGCCACCGTCCGACACCGGCAGTCCATCGAGCGATGCGGTTATGATCAAGATCGATACACCGTCACCGTTGCGCGACGATCAGCAGCGTTATCCGAAGGAAATTGGCAAAACGCTTGTAGCGTTACTCTTTCTGGCACTTAATTTTTTCATCGCTACCGTGTCACTCTCGCTCGTGCACGACCGTGTACCGGATCGGGATACGCACGAACCGCTGCCGGATGCATTCCTAGACCGGGTGCAGGCCCAGGACTGGGCGCTCGATGTGAGCGAAATACTGatcatggtggtggtgaactCATGCGTACTGCTGATCGCCTTCCACAAGCACCGGTTCATCGTGATGCGGCGGGTGTTTCTGCTCCTTTCGGTGCTGTACATGATGCGGTCGGTTACGATGTACGTCACGGTGCTGCCCGTGTCCAGCCGGACGTACTACTGCAGCCCGAAGTCGAATGCGAGCAGTGCGGCCGTGATCGTGAAGCGAGCGTTTCAGCTAATCTCCGGCATGGGTCTGTCGATCAACGGGAAGCAGATCTACTGCGGTGATTACATCTACAGTGGCCATACAGTGACGCTAGTGCTGGGTTATTTAGTGATATCTGAAT ATTCACCCAAACGCTTCTGGCCGATACATTGGATCTACTGGATGGCCAGTGCGACCGGTGTGGTTATGGTGCTCGTTGCACACGGTCATTATACAGTTGATGTGCTAATAGCGTACTACGCGACGACGCGGCTTTTCTGGACCTATCACACACTTGCCAACAACAGCTTACTTTTGAAG CAAAATGGTAATAATTATATTGGACGTGAATGGTGGTTCTTTGGTTTCCGGTACTTTGAGCGCAATGTACGCGGCCCCATCCCGCTCCAGTACGACTGTCCGCTTGCACTCCCGGCGTCCTGGACGAAAAAGTCGCCCAAGTTGCCGGGACGTGAAAGTTGA
- the LOC128711765 gene encoding threonine--tRNA ligase 1, cytoplasmic isoform X1 translates to MRQTVGVLVGRCARWSMGAGGRIAYRGNGSREWLMLRQLHRLAQPTIESQHASKNRPFATLASKAKKEKQKNAAAEKAAAAEPVQAGQASNAGEASKDGPEFIDHRIKIYDELMAQYKEELEKKEKTPIKVTLPDGKQVDGLSWQTTPYDVARGISQGLADNTVISRVNNELWDLDRPLEGDCKLQLLKFDDPDAQAVFWHSSAHILGEAMEKRYGGHLCYGPPIENGFYYDMFLEGSGISNQDYGTLESEVKRIVKEKQPFERLVMKKADLLRMFEYNQFKVRILNEKVTTDTTTVYRCGPLIDLCRGPHVRNTGKVKALKVVKNSATYWEGKADAETLQRVYGISFPDPKQLKEWEKIQEEAAKRDHRKLGKEQELFFFHELSPGSCFFQPKGAHIYNTLMGFIRSEYRKRGFQEVISPNIYNAKLWQTSGHWQHYAENMFSFESEKETFALKPMNCPGHCLMFDHRNRSWRELPLRMADFGVLHRNELSGALTGLTRVRRFQQDDAHIFCMPEQIREEITGCLDFLRHVYTVFGFTFNLVLSTRPEKYLGEIEVWNEAEKALADSLDKFGEPWKENPGDGAFYGPKIDITIMDALKRNHQCATIQLDFQLPIRFNLNYIDDNGEKKRPVIIHRAVLGSVERMIAILTENYAGKWPFWLSPRQVMVVPVGPAYDDYADKVRQRLHEAGFMVEADLDAGDTMNKKIRNAQLAQFNFILVVGEKERGSETVNVRTRDNKVHGEVSVDDLVTKLSKLRDEYARGEDQF, encoded by the exons ATGCGACAGACAGTCGGTGTGTTGGTGGGCAGATGTGCACGATGGTCAATGGGGGCCGGCGGTCGGATTGCGTACCGTGGAAATGGTAGCCGGGAATGGTTGATGTTACGCCAGTTGCATCGATTAGCGCAGCCTACTATTGAGAGTCAGCATGCCAGCAAGAATCGTCCTTTTGCTACACTG GCAAGTAAGGCGAAGAAGGAGAAACAGAAGAATGCTGCAGCGGAAAAAG cagcagccgccgaacCCGTCCAGGCTGGTCAGGCTTCGAATGCCGGTGAAGCATCCAAAGATGGGCCGGAATTCATTGATCACCGGATCAAGATTTATGATGAGCTGATGGCTCAGTACAAGGAGGAACTGgagaagaaagagaagactCCCATCAAGGTTACGCTACCTGATGGCAAGCAGGTGGATGGATTAAGCTGGCAAACAACACCGTACGACGTGGCTAGAGGAATCAGCCAGGGATTGGCGGATAATACCGTGATTTCGCGCGTAAACAACGAACTGTGGGATCTAGACCGTCCGCTCGAGGGTGACTGTAAGCTGCAGCTGCTCAAGTTCGACGATCCTGACGCGCAAGCCGTATTCTGGCACAGTTCGGCCCACATACTGGGAGAAGCGATGGAAAAACGTTACGGTGGTCATCTTTGTTACGGACCACCGATCGAGAACGGGTTCTACTACGATATGTTCCTGGAGGGTAGTGGAATTTCTAACCAGGATTACGGTACGCTGGAATCGGAGGTTAAGCGCATCGTTAAGGAGAAACAACCATTTGAGCGGCTGGTAATGAAGAAAGCCGACCTTTTGCGCATGTTCGAGTACAACCAGTTTAAGGTGCGTATTTTGAACGAGAAAGTAACGACCGACACGACAACGGTTTACCGGTGTGGTCCCTTAATTGATCTGTGCCGTGGACCGCATGTACGAAACACGGGCAAGGTGAAGGCGCTAAAGGTGGTGAAGAATTCGGCCACCTACTGGGAGGGTAAGGCGGATGCGGAAACACTGCAGCGCGTATACGGTATTTCGTTCCCTGATCCGAAGCAACTGAAGGAATGGGAAAAAATTCAGGAAGAGGCGGCCAAACGTGACCATCGGAAGTTGGGCAAGGAACAGGAACTGTTCTTCTTCCACGAACTGTCACCCGGGTCGTGCTTTTTCCAACCGAAAGGTGCCCACATCTACAACACGCTGATGGGATTCATTCGGAGCGAGTACCGTAAGCGTGGCTTCCAGGAAGTTATTTCACCGAACATTTACAACGCGAAACTGTGGCAAACGTCCGGTCACTGGCAGCACTACGCGGAgaacatgttttcttttgagAGCGAAAAGGAAACGTTCGCGCTGAAGCCAATGAACTGTCCGGGacattgtttaatgtttgacCATCGGAACCGATCGTGGCGTGAGTTGCCACTGCGTATGGCGGATTTTGGTGTGCTTCATCGCAACGAGCTGTCCGGCGCACTAACCGGATTGACGCGTGTACGGCGGTTCCAGCAGGATGATGCACATATCTTCTGTATGCCGGAACAAATTCGTGAAGAAATTACCGGCTGTTTGGACTTTTTGCGACACGTGTACACGGTCTTTGGATTTACCTTCAATTTGGTTCTCTCGACACGGCCCGAGAAGTATCTGGGTGAGATTGAGGTGTGGAACGAGGCGGAAAAAGCACTTGCCGATTCGCTCGATAAGTTTGGAGAACCGTGGAAAGAAAATCCGGGCGATGGTGCGTTCTACGGGCCAAAGATTGACATTACGATTATGGATGCGCTCAAGCGAAACCACCAATGTGCTACGATCCAGCTCGATTTCCAATTGCCGATTCGGTTCAACCTGAATTACATCGACGACAATGGCGAAAAGAAGCGGCCGGTCATTATTCATCGTGCGGTGCTAGGCTCGGTGGAACGTATGATTGCCATTCTGACGGAAAACTATGCCGGGAAGTGGCCGTTCTGGTTGTCCCCTCGGCAGGTAATGGTGGTCCCGGTAGGACCGGCGTACGATGATTATGCAGACAAAGTGCGACAGCGATTGCACGAGGCCGGGTTCATGGTTGAGGCCGATCTGGATGCGGGTGATACTATGAACAAGAAAATTCGCAACGCACAACTGGCACAGTTCAACTTTATATTGG TGGTTGGCGAGAAAGAACGAGGCTCGGAAACGGTAAATGTGCGCACACGCGACAACAAGGTCCATGGAGAGGTGTCAGTGGACGATTTGGTAACAAAGCTATCCAAGCTGCGTGACGAGTATGCTCGCGGAGAAGATCAGTTTTAA
- the LOC128711765 gene encoding threonine--tRNA ligase 1, cytoplasmic isoform X2, whose translation MRQTVGVLVGRCARWSMGAGGRIAYRGNGSREWLMLRQLHRLAQPTIESQHASKNRPFATLASKAKKEKQKNAAAEKAAAEPVQAGQASNAGEASKDGPEFIDHRIKIYDELMAQYKEELEKKEKTPIKVTLPDGKQVDGLSWQTTPYDVARGISQGLADNTVISRVNNELWDLDRPLEGDCKLQLLKFDDPDAQAVFWHSSAHILGEAMEKRYGGHLCYGPPIENGFYYDMFLEGSGISNQDYGTLESEVKRIVKEKQPFERLVMKKADLLRMFEYNQFKVRILNEKVTTDTTTVYRCGPLIDLCRGPHVRNTGKVKALKVVKNSATYWEGKADAETLQRVYGISFPDPKQLKEWEKIQEEAAKRDHRKLGKEQELFFFHELSPGSCFFQPKGAHIYNTLMGFIRSEYRKRGFQEVISPNIYNAKLWQTSGHWQHYAENMFSFESEKETFALKPMNCPGHCLMFDHRNRSWRELPLRMADFGVLHRNELSGALTGLTRVRRFQQDDAHIFCMPEQIREEITGCLDFLRHVYTVFGFTFNLVLSTRPEKYLGEIEVWNEAEKALADSLDKFGEPWKENPGDGAFYGPKIDITIMDALKRNHQCATIQLDFQLPIRFNLNYIDDNGEKKRPVIIHRAVLGSVERMIAILTENYAGKWPFWLSPRQVMVVPVGPAYDDYADKVRQRLHEAGFMVEADLDAGDTMNKKIRNAQLAQFNFILVVGEKERGSETVNVRTRDNKVHGEVSVDDLVTKLSKLRDEYARGEDQF comes from the exons ATGCGACAGACAGTCGGTGTGTTGGTGGGCAGATGTGCACGATGGTCAATGGGGGCCGGCGGTCGGATTGCGTACCGTGGAAATGGTAGCCGGGAATGGTTGATGTTACGCCAGTTGCATCGATTAGCGCAGCCTACTATTGAGAGTCAGCATGCCAGCAAGAATCGTCCTTTTGCTACACTG GCAAGTAAGGCGAAGAAGGAGAAACAGAAGAATGCTGCAGCGGAAAAAG cagccgccgaacCCGTCCAGGCTGGTCAGGCTTCGAATGCCGGTGAAGCATCCAAAGATGGGCCGGAATTCATTGATCACCGGATCAAGATTTATGATGAGCTGATGGCTCAGTACAAGGAGGAACTGgagaagaaagagaagactCCCATCAAGGTTACGCTACCTGATGGCAAGCAGGTGGATGGATTAAGCTGGCAAACAACACCGTACGACGTGGCTAGAGGAATCAGCCAGGGATTGGCGGATAATACCGTGATTTCGCGCGTAAACAACGAACTGTGGGATCTAGACCGTCCGCTCGAGGGTGACTGTAAGCTGCAGCTGCTCAAGTTCGACGATCCTGACGCGCAAGCCGTATTCTGGCACAGTTCGGCCCACATACTGGGAGAAGCGATGGAAAAACGTTACGGTGGTCATCTTTGTTACGGACCACCGATCGAGAACGGGTTCTACTACGATATGTTCCTGGAGGGTAGTGGAATTTCTAACCAGGATTACGGTACGCTGGAATCGGAGGTTAAGCGCATCGTTAAGGAGAAACAACCATTTGAGCGGCTGGTAATGAAGAAAGCCGACCTTTTGCGCATGTTCGAGTACAACCAGTTTAAGGTGCGTATTTTGAACGAGAAAGTAACGACCGACACGACAACGGTTTACCGGTGTGGTCCCTTAATTGATCTGTGCCGTGGACCGCATGTACGAAACACGGGCAAGGTGAAGGCGCTAAAGGTGGTGAAGAATTCGGCCACCTACTGGGAGGGTAAGGCGGATGCGGAAACACTGCAGCGCGTATACGGTATTTCGTTCCCTGATCCGAAGCAACTGAAGGAATGGGAAAAAATTCAGGAAGAGGCGGCCAAACGTGACCATCGGAAGTTGGGCAAGGAACAGGAACTGTTCTTCTTCCACGAACTGTCACCCGGGTCGTGCTTTTTCCAACCGAAAGGTGCCCACATCTACAACACGCTGATGGGATTCATTCGGAGCGAGTACCGTAAGCGTGGCTTCCAGGAAGTTATTTCACCGAACATTTACAACGCGAAACTGTGGCAAACGTCCGGTCACTGGCAGCACTACGCGGAgaacatgttttcttttgagAGCGAAAAGGAAACGTTCGCGCTGAAGCCAATGAACTGTCCGGGacattgtttaatgtttgacCATCGGAACCGATCGTGGCGTGAGTTGCCACTGCGTATGGCGGATTTTGGTGTGCTTCATCGCAACGAGCTGTCCGGCGCACTAACCGGATTGACGCGTGTACGGCGGTTCCAGCAGGATGATGCACATATCTTCTGTATGCCGGAACAAATTCGTGAAGAAATTACCGGCTGTTTGGACTTTTTGCGACACGTGTACACGGTCTTTGGATTTACCTTCAATTTGGTTCTCTCGACACGGCCCGAGAAGTATCTGGGTGAGATTGAGGTGTGGAACGAGGCGGAAAAAGCACTTGCCGATTCGCTCGATAAGTTTGGAGAACCGTGGAAAGAAAATCCGGGCGATGGTGCGTTCTACGGGCCAAAGATTGACATTACGATTATGGATGCGCTCAAGCGAAACCACCAATGTGCTACGATCCAGCTCGATTTCCAATTGCCGATTCGGTTCAACCTGAATTACATCGACGACAATGGCGAAAAGAAGCGGCCGGTCATTATTCATCGTGCGGTGCTAGGCTCGGTGGAACGTATGATTGCCATTCTGACGGAAAACTATGCCGGGAAGTGGCCGTTCTGGTTGTCCCCTCGGCAGGTAATGGTGGTCCCGGTAGGACCGGCGTACGATGATTATGCAGACAAAGTGCGACAGCGATTGCACGAGGCCGGGTTCATGGTTGAGGCCGATCTGGATGCGGGTGATACTATGAACAAGAAAATTCGCAACGCACAACTGGCACAGTTCAACTTTATATTGG TGGTTGGCGAGAAAGAACGAGGCTCGGAAACGGTAAATGTGCGCACACGCGACAACAAGGTCCATGGAGAGGTGTCAGTGGACGATTTGGTAACAAAGCTATCCAAGCTGCGTGACGAGTATGCTCGCGGAGAAGATCAGTTTTAA